The following proteins are encoded in a genomic region of Pseudomonas sp. Os17:
- the cytX gene encoding putative hydroxymethylpyrimidine transporter CytX, whose product MNSPSTYSPNLAVPADKRVFGARDLFSLWFSLGIGLMVLQTGALLAPGLGLSHALLAIFLGTAVGVLLLAAVGVIGSDTGLSSMAALKLSLGRRGASLPALLNLLQLVGWGAFEIIVMRDAASLLGTRAFSEGSLLANPLLWTLFFGALATLLAVSGPLTFVRRILRKWGIWLLLAACLWLTWNLFARADLAALRAQAGDGSMPFAAGFDIAIAMPLSWLPLIADYSRFGKRAKSVFGGTALGFFIGNFWLMSLGVAYTLAFAPSGEVNALLLALAGAGLGIPLLLILLDESENAFADIHSAAVSSGILLRLKVEHLALAIGVLCTLIACLAPLAQYQNFLLLIGSVFAPLFGVVLVDHFILRRRCGDDSLSAWRWTALLAWLGGVSTYHLLANLYPDVGATLPSLLLAGLLQWLLGRALSSRETARA is encoded by the coding sequence TTGAACAGTCCAAGTACCTATTCCCCCAATCTTGCGGTGCCCGCCGACAAGCGTGTGTTTGGCGCCCGGGATCTGTTTTCCCTGTGGTTCTCCCTCGGCATCGGTTTGATGGTGCTGCAGACCGGTGCGCTGTTGGCGCCAGGCCTGGGGCTGTCTCATGCGTTGCTGGCGATCTTTCTTGGCACCGCTGTGGGCGTTCTGCTGCTGGCGGCGGTGGGGGTGATCGGTAGCGACACCGGTCTGTCGTCCATGGCTGCGCTCAAGCTCAGCCTGGGCCGCCGCGGCGCCAGTCTGCCGGCGTTGCTCAACCTGCTGCAGTTGGTGGGCTGGGGCGCGTTTGAAATCATCGTCATGCGCGATGCCGCCAGCCTCCTGGGCACCCGGGCCTTCAGTGAAGGCAGCCTGCTGGCCAATCCGCTGCTCTGGACCCTGTTTTTCGGTGCCCTGGCGACCTTGCTGGCGGTCAGTGGCCCCTTGACCTTTGTCCGCCGGATCCTGCGCAAGTGGGGCATCTGGCTATTGCTCGCGGCGTGCCTGTGGCTGACCTGGAACCTGTTCGCCCGGGCCGACCTGGCGGCGCTCCGGGCTCAGGCCGGGGATGGCTCGATGCCGTTTGCCGCAGGCTTCGACATCGCCATTGCCATGCCCTTGTCGTGGTTGCCGCTGATCGCCGACTACTCGCGCTTCGGCAAGCGCGCCAAGAGCGTGTTCGGCGGCACGGCCCTGGGTTTTTTCATCGGCAATTTCTGGCTGATGAGCCTGGGCGTTGCCTACACCCTGGCCTTCGCCCCGAGCGGTGAGGTGAATGCCTTGCTGTTGGCGCTGGCCGGTGCCGGGTTGGGGATTCCGCTGCTGCTGATCCTGCTGGACGAGTCGGAGAACGCCTTTGCCGACATTCATTCGGCGGCGGTTTCCAGTGGCATTCTGCTGCGCCTGAAGGTCGAGCACCTGGCCCTGGCCATCGGTGTGCTCTGCACCCTGATCGCCTGCCTGGCACCGCTGGCCCAGTATCAGAACTTCCTGCTGTTGATCGGCTCGGTGTTCGCGCCGCTGTTTGGCGTGGTGCTGGTGGATCACTTCATCCTGCGCCGACGCTGCGGGGATGATTCGCTGTCAGCCTGGCGCTGGACCGCGCTGTTGGCCTGGCTGGGTGGGGTGAGCACCTATCACCTGCTGGCCAACCTGTATCCGGATGTCGGGGCTACCCTGCCGTCGCTGCTGCTGGCAGGGCTGTTGCAGTGGCTGCTGGGCCGGGCGCTCAGTTCCCGGGAAACAGCTCGGGCTTGA
- a CDS encoding RsiV family protein, with amino-acid sequence MSLVKIASVACIALTLGACQSLFQPSYNTPLETKREKSEQLKPGCSGADCPLVNLDTVHFPAEPQLDAIVEKRLLQMTRTSPDAALPASLEAYREQFLRSAADRHGMYLQSKVREQHDGLVIIELASYLDTGAANGTPGRGFVNYSRQQHRALSLADMLLPGQEEMFWKAARVAHNNWLISTHLDREAEFIKTWPFQKTANVALTQKAVTLKYDVSTIAPSVLGHIELQIPYDRLKGVLKPELFPGN; translated from the coding sequence ATGTCGCTTGTAAAAATCGCCTCCGTGGCCTGTATCGCCCTGACCCTGGGCGCCTGCCAAAGCCTGTTTCAGCCAAGCTACAACACGCCGCTGGAAACCAAGCGCGAGAAGTCCGAGCAGCTCAAGCCCGGCTGCAGCGGCGCCGACTGTCCGCTGGTCAACCTCGACACCGTGCACTTTCCCGCCGAGCCGCAACTGGATGCCATCGTCGAAAAACGCCTGCTGCAAATGACCCGCACCAGCCCCGACGCAGCGCTGCCGGCCAGCCTGGAAGCCTACCGCGAGCAGTTCCTGCGCAGCGCAGCGGACCGCCACGGCATGTACCTGCAATCCAAGGTACGCGAGCAGCATGACGGCCTGGTGATCATCGAGCTGGCCAGCTACCTGGACACCGGTGCCGCCAACGGCACCCCGGGCCGGGGCTTCGTCAACTATTCGCGCCAGCAGCATCGGGCGCTGAGCCTGGCGGACATGCTGCTGCCCGGCCAGGAGGAGATGTTCTGGAAGGCCGCGCGGGTCGCCCACAACAACTGGTTGATCAGCACCCACCTGGATCGCGAAGCCGAATTCATCAAGACCTGGCCGTTCCAGAAAACCGCCAACGTGGCGCTGACCCAGAAAGCCGTGACCCTCAAGTACGACGTCAGCACCATCGCGCCCTCGGTGCTGGGCCATATCGAATTGCAGATTCCCTACGACCGCCTCAAGGGCGTGCTCAAGCCCGAGCTGTTTCCCGGGAACTGA
- a CDS encoding NUDIX domain-containing protein, whose protein sequence is MTDFANSTPSAVEIIRRENCFQGFYRLDRLQLRHELFAGGMGREINREVLLRHDAVCVLPYDPQRDEVVLIEQFRIGAMGKAATPWLVELVAGLIDKDEQPEEVARREAQEEAGLEISALWPMIEYFPSPGGSTEFVHLFLGRCDSSAAGGLHGLEEEAEDIRVSVMAYEDAQQAMRDGRICNAASIIALQWLALNRAEVRGLWS, encoded by the coding sequence ATGACTGACTTTGCCAACTCCACGCCGAGTGCCGTCGAGATCATCCGGCGCGAGAACTGCTTCCAGGGTTTCTATCGGCTCGACCGCCTGCAACTGCGTCATGAATTGTTCGCCGGTGGCATGGGGCGGGAAATCAATCGTGAGGTTCTGCTGCGTCACGATGCGGTGTGCGTACTGCCGTACGATCCGCAGCGCGATGAGGTGGTGCTGATCGAACAGTTTCGCATCGGTGCCATGGGCAAGGCCGCCACGCCCTGGCTGGTGGAACTGGTGGCCGGGTTGATCGACAAGGACGAGCAGCCGGAAGAGGTGGCGCGTCGTGAGGCGCAGGAGGAAGCTGGCCTGGAAATCTCGGCGCTGTGGCCGATGATCGAGTATTTCCCGTCGCCAGGGGGCAGCACCGAATTCGTTCATCTGTTCCTGGGACGATGCGACAGCAGTGCCGCCGGCGGGTTGCACGGGCTGGAGGAAGAGGCGGAAGACATCCGGGTTTCGGTGATGGCCTATGAAGATGCGCAGCAGGCCATGCGCGATGGGCGGATCTGCAATGCCGCCAGCATCATTGCCTTGCAGTGGCTGGCGCTCAATCGCGCTGAAGTGAGGGGGTTATGGTCGTAA
- a CDS encoding DUF1249 domain-containing protein, which yields MVVNKVRDRYRVDLAGLQASCEANYARLMRLLPDMRNQPVARRIAVTQGEQMLGVLALEVVLTCPYTTTLQVRQEHSLPWLPVPQLEVQVYHDARMAEVISAEHARRFRSIYPYPNAFMHQPDEKAQLNVFLGEWLSHCLACGHEFEAVR from the coding sequence ATGGTCGTAAACAAGGTACGCGACCGCTATCGGGTGGATCTGGCGGGGCTGCAAGCTTCCTGCGAGGCCAACTATGCCCGACTGATGCGCCTGCTGCCTGACATGCGCAACCAGCCTGTGGCTCGGCGCATCGCCGTGACCCAGGGCGAGCAGATGCTCGGCGTCCTGGCCCTGGAAGTGGTGCTGACCTGCCCTTACACCACCACCTTGCAGGTGCGCCAGGAGCACAGTCTGCCCTGGCTGCCGGTGCCGCAACTGGAGGTACAGGTCTATCACGATGCGCGCATGGCGGAAGTCATCAGCGCCGAGCATGCCCGGCGGTTTCGCAGCATCTATCCCTATCCGAATGCCTTCATGCACCAGCCGGACGAGAAGGCCCAGCTGAATGTTTTCCTGGGGGAGTGGCTGAGCCATTGCCTGGCCTGTGGGCACGAGTTCGAAGCCGTGCGCTAG
- the cpdA gene encoding 3',5'-cyclic-AMP phosphodiesterase, whose translation MPSVSALTADDSVLLVQLSDSHLFAETDGALLGMNTADSLQRVIDLVLAQQPRIDLMLATGDLSQDGTLESYQRFRQLTRQIPAPGRWLPGNHDEPQVMQLATRDSDLLEPVIDIGNWRITLLDSSVPGSVPGYLQDDQLQLLARSLGEAPERHHLICLHHHPVSIDCAWMEPIGLRNAEALFAVLDRFPQVRALLWGHVHQEIDRLRGDVRLLASPSTCIQFEPGSDDFKVEEQVPGYRWLRLLPDGRLETGVQRVHGYAFSIDYGSNGY comes from the coding sequence GTGCCAAGCGTATCCGCACTGACTGCCGACGACTCGGTGCTGCTGGTGCAACTGTCCGATAGCCATCTGTTTGCCGAGACCGACGGTGCGCTGCTGGGCATGAACACCGCCGACAGCCTGCAACGGGTCATCGACCTGGTGCTGGCGCAGCAGCCGCGTATCGACCTGATGCTGGCCACCGGCGATCTGTCCCAGGACGGCACTCTGGAGTCCTATCAGCGCTTTCGTCAGTTGACCCGGCAGATTCCGGCGCCAGGCCGCTGGTTGCCCGGTAATCACGACGAGCCACAGGTCATGCAGCTGGCGACGCGGGACAGCGATCTGCTGGAACCGGTCATCGACATCGGCAACTGGCGCATAACCCTGCTGGATTCGTCGGTGCCCGGTTCAGTGCCGGGCTATCTGCAGGACGACCAGTTGCAATTGCTGGCCCGCTCCCTGGGCGAGGCGCCCGAGCGTCATCACCTGATTTGCCTGCACCACCATCCGGTGTCCATCGACTGCGCCTGGATGGAGCCCATCGGCCTGCGCAATGCCGAGGCGCTGTTTGCCGTGCTCGACCGCTTCCCCCAGGTTCGCGCCTTGCTCTGGGGGCATGTGCATCAGGAGATCGACCGCTTGCGTGGCGACGTGCGGCTGTTGGCCTCACCCTCTACCTGCATCCAGTTCGAGCCCGGCAGCGACGATTTCAAGGTCGAAGAACAGGTGCCCGGCTATCGCTGGCTGCGCCTGCTGCCCGATGGACGGTTGGAAACCGGTGTACAACGGGTCCACGGCTACGCATTCAGCATCGATTACGGCAGCAACGGCTACTGA
- a CDS encoding YqiA/YcfP family alpha/beta fold hydrolase — translation MSGSILYIHGFNSAPASTKASQLRRVMEQLGLGEQLRVPALHHHPRQAIGQLEQAIAELGRPLLVGSSLGGYYATHLAERYGLKALLINPAVSPHRMFDGYLGTQKNLYTDETWELTHDHVAALAALEVAPLQDPQRYQVWLQTGDETLDYRSAERYYRACALRIQAGGDHSFQGFTGQLPAMLNFAGITADQYQAIDFTAL, via the coding sequence ATGTCCGGTTCGATCCTTTATATCCACGGCTTCAACAGTGCGCCCGCGTCAACCAAGGCCTCCCAGTTGCGGCGCGTCATGGAGCAGTTGGGGCTGGGCGAGCAATTGCGCGTACCGGCCCTGCATCACCATCCGCGCCAGGCCATTGGCCAGCTGGAACAGGCGATTGCCGAACTCGGTCGTCCATTGCTGGTCGGCAGCTCGCTCGGCGGCTACTATGCGACTCACCTTGCCGAGCGCTATGGTCTGAAAGCCCTGCTGATCAACCCTGCTGTCAGCCCGCACCGGATGTTCGACGGTTATCTGGGCACGCAGAAGAACCTGTACACCGACGAAACCTGGGAACTGACCCACGACCACGTGGCGGCGCTGGCGGCGCTGGAAGTCGCGCCACTCCAGGACCCGCAGCGTTATCAGGTGTGGTTGCAGACCGGGGACGAGACGCTGGACTATCGCAGCGCCGAGCGCTACTACCGCGCCTGTGCCTTGCGCATCCAGGCCGGCGGCGATCATAGTTTCCAAGGATTTACCGGACAATTGCCGGCAATGTTGAATTTTGCCGGCATCACTGCCGATCAGTACCAGGCGATCGACTTCACGGCACTGTGA
- the parE gene encoding DNA topoisomerase IV subunit B: MATPSASSYNADAIEVLSGLDPVRKRPGMYTDTTRPNHLAQEVIDNSVDEALAGHAKSIQVILHADHSLEVSDDGRGMPVDIHPEEGVSGIELILTKLHAGGKFSNKNYQFSGGLHGVGISVVNALSNQVRVRVKRDGNEYQMTFADGYKASELEVVGTVGKRNTGTSVYFAPDPKYFDSPKFSVSRLKHVLKAKAVLCPGLLVSFEDKSSGEKVEWHYEDGLRSYLVDAVSEFERLPNEPFCGSLAGNKEAVDWALLWLPEGGDSVQESYVNLIPTAQGGTHVNGLRQGLLDAMREFCEFRNLLPRGLKLAPEDVWERIAFVLSMKMQDAQFSGQTKERLSSREAAAFVSGVVKDAFSLWLNANPELGMQLAELAISNAGRRLKASKKVERKRITQGPALPGKLADCAGQDPMRSELFLVEGDSAGGSAKQARDKEFQAILPLRGKILNTWEVDGSEVLASQEVHNIAVAIGVDPGAEDMSQLRYGKICILADADSDGLHIATLLCALFVQHFRPLVDAGHVYVAMPPLYRIDLGKEIYYALDEAERDGILDRLVAEKKRGKPQVTRFKGLGEMNPPQLRETTMDPNTRRLVQLTLDDVEATAEIMDMLLAKKRAGDRKSWLESKGNLAEVLA; encoded by the coding sequence ATGGCCACTCCCAGCGCTAGCTCTTATAACGCAGACGCCATCGAAGTCCTCTCGGGACTCGACCCGGTGCGCAAACGCCCGGGCATGTACACCGACACCACGCGGCCCAACCACCTGGCCCAGGAAGTCATCGACAACAGTGTCGACGAAGCCCTGGCCGGCCATGCGAAGTCGATACAGGTCATCCTGCACGCCGATCACTCCCTGGAAGTCTCCGACGACGGCCGCGGCATGCCCGTGGACATCCACCCGGAAGAGGGCGTCTCCGGGATCGAGCTGATCCTCACCAAGCTCCACGCCGGCGGCAAGTTCTCCAACAAGAACTACCAGTTCTCCGGCGGTCTGCACGGGGTGGGTATTTCCGTAGTCAACGCCCTGTCGAATCAGGTGCGGGTACGGGTCAAGCGCGACGGCAACGAATACCAGATGACCTTCGCCGATGGCTACAAGGCCAGCGAGCTGGAAGTGGTCGGCACCGTCGGCAAGCGCAACACCGGCACCAGCGTGTACTTTGCCCCGGACCCGAAATACTTCGATTCGCCGAAATTCTCCGTCAGCCGCCTCAAGCACGTGCTCAAGGCCAAGGCCGTGCTGTGCCCGGGGCTGCTGGTGAGCTTCGAGGACAAGTCCAGCGGCGAGAAGGTCGAGTGGCATTACGAAGATGGCCTGCGTTCCTACCTGGTGGACGCGGTCAGTGAATTCGAGCGCCTGCCCAACGAGCCGTTCTGCGGCAGCCTGGCAGGCAACAAGGAAGCGGTGGACTGGGCCCTGCTGTGGCTGCCCGAAGGCGGCGACAGCGTTCAGGAAAGCTACGTCAACCTGATCCCCACGGCCCAGGGCGGTACCCACGTCAACGGCCTGCGCCAGGGCCTGCTGGATGCCATGCGCGAGTTCTGCGAATTCCGCAACCTGCTGCCCCGCGGCCTGAAGCTGGCCCCGGAAGACGTCTGGGAGCGCATCGCCTTCGTCCTGTCGATGAAGATGCAGGACGCGCAATTCTCCGGCCAGACCAAGGAGCGGCTGTCGTCCCGTGAGGCGGCGGCGTTCGTGTCCGGAGTGGTCAAGGACGCCTTCAGCCTGTGGCTCAATGCCAACCCCGAGTTGGGCATGCAACTGGCGGAGCTGGCCATCAGCAACGCCGGCCGCCGCCTGAAGGCCAGCAAGAAGGTCGAGCGCAAGCGCATTACCCAGGGCCCGGCACTGCCCGGCAAGCTGGCGGACTGCGCCGGCCAGGACCCGATGCGTTCCGAGCTGTTCCTGGTGGAGGGTGATTCCGCGGGTGGTTCGGCCAAGCAGGCACGGGACAAGGAATTCCAGGCGATCCTGCCGCTGCGCGGCAAGATCCTCAACACCTGGGAAGTGGACGGCAGCGAAGTTCTGGCCAGCCAGGAAGTGCACAACATTGCGGTGGCCATCGGTGTCGATCCGGGCGCCGAGGACATGAGCCAGCTGCGCTACGGCAAGATCTGCATCCTCGCCGACGCCGACTCCGACGGTCTGCACATCGCCACCTTGCTCTGTGCCCTGTTTGTCCAGCATTTCCGTCCGCTGGTGGATGCCGGCCACGTCTATGTGGCCATGCCGCCGCTGTACCGCATCGACCTGGGCAAGGAAATCTACTACGCCCTGGACGAGGCCGAGCGCGACGGCATTCTCGACCGCCTGGTGGCCGAGAAGAAACGCGGCAAGCCCCAGGTCACCCGATTCAAGGGGCTGGGTGAAATGAACCCGCCGCAGTTGCGCGAGACCACCATGGACCCGAACACTCGGCGCCTGGTGCAGTTGACCCTGGACGACGTCGAGGCTACCGCGGAAATCATGGACATGCTGCTGGCGAAGAAACGCGCCGGTGATCGCAAATCCTGGCTGGAGTCCAAGGGCAACCTGGCCGAGGTGCTGGCCTGA
- a CDS encoding esterase-like activity of phytase family protein gives MHRGFALALALLATSVVAAPAPELTLLSEHPVEGMRGGNLSGLALCGQELWTVSDRDDDQIYKLDTRDSVWQAEALKLEVPAVPDTGLPWGLKSRTWAASFVRGGDLDFEGISCDAAGNKYVVSEAHATVLKVPAQGAPAWLKISPIMVREARASGMLLHFNALFEGLAVNPAGDRIWLAAERERRGLLLIKRGQTTWDCDGGCVLLSEAGSEMQPPQVPNAKAVSRDFADLSLFDGKLFTLERNAYQICRRDAQSAKVELCWSFAAEALLEHRRYPQPYGLAEALVVDAKGAWIGLDNNNGARADGEARPIVWRFAAPEGGWSAKP, from the coding sequence ATGCACAGAGGTTTTGCCCTGGCCCTAGCGCTATTGGCAACCTCGGTGGTGGCCGCGCCTGCGCCCGAACTGACCTTGCTGTCCGAGCATCCTGTGGAAGGCATGCGCGGTGGCAATCTGTCTGGGCTGGCGCTGTGCGGCCAGGAGCTGTGGACGGTTTCCGACCGCGACGACGATCAGATCTACAAGCTCGATACCCGCGACAGCGTCTGGCAGGCCGAGGCCCTCAAGCTGGAAGTGCCGGCGGTGCCGGACACGGGCTTGCCCTGGGGCTTGAAGTCGCGGACCTGGGCCGCGTCCTTCGTGCGTGGCGGCGACCTGGATTTCGAAGGCATCTCCTGCGACGCCGCGGGCAACAAATATGTGGTCAGCGAGGCTCACGCCACGGTGCTCAAAGTCCCGGCGCAAGGCGCTCCGGCCTGGTTGAAGATTTCGCCGATCATGGTCCGTGAAGCGCGGGCCAGCGGCATGCTCCTGCATTTCAACGCCTTGTTCGAAGGCCTGGCGGTGAACCCCGCCGGTGACCGGATCTGGCTGGCGGCAGAGCGAGAGCGGCGCGGGCTGTTGTTGATCAAGCGGGGGCAGACCACCTGGGACTGTGATGGCGGTTGCGTGCTGCTCAGTGAGGCCGGCTCGGAAATGCAGCCACCGCAGGTGCCCAACGCCAAGGCGGTGTCCCGGGACTTTGCCGACCTTTCGCTGTTCGATGGCAAGCTGTTCACCCTGGAGCGCAATGCCTACCAGATCTGCCGCCGGGATGCGCAGAGCGCCAAGGTTGAGCTGTGCTGGTCCTTTGCGGCCGAGGCGCTGCTGGAACACCGGCGTTATCCACAGCCTTACGGCTTGGCGGAGGCTCTGGTGGTGGATGCCAAGGGTGCCTGGATCGGGCTGGACAACAACAACGGCGCCCGCGCCGATGGCGAGGCCCGCCCCATCGTCTGGCGCTTTGCCGCCCCTGAAGGCGGCTGGAGTGCCAAGCCATGA
- a CDS encoding retropepsin-like aspartic protease family protein, with product MSQQPGKSAGRVMLILAWAAALFLATRFFADWEARQENPNTVVSSQQHEGYIEVKLVGNGQGHFVASGHINGQPVQFMLDTGATEVSIPSGLAERLGLDRGVPVTLSTANGRSEGYRTRIERLQLGDIVLQDVRALVAPGLDGDQILLGMSALKKLEFTQRGGTMLLRQTTNQ from the coding sequence ATGAGCCAGCAACCGGGCAAGAGCGCCGGGCGGGTGATGCTGATCCTGGCCTGGGCCGCGGCGCTGTTCCTGGCCACGCGGTTCTTCGCCGACTGGGAGGCTCGCCAGGAGAACCCCAACACTGTCGTCAGTTCGCAACAACATGAGGGTTACATCGAAGTGAAGCTGGTCGGTAACGGCCAGGGGCATTTCGTTGCCAGCGGCCATATCAACGGGCAGCCGGTGCAATTCATGCTCGATACCGGGGCTACCGAAGTCTCGATTCCTTCCGGGCTCGCCGAGCGCCTGGGCCTGGATCGCGGGGTGCCGGTGACCCTGAGTACCGCCAACGGGCGCAGCGAGGGTTATCGGACCCGCATCGAGCGTCTGCAACTGGGGGATATCGTTCTCCAGGACGTCAGGGCCCTGGTGGCCCCGGGGCTCGACGGCGACCAGATTTTGCTGGGCATGAGCGCTTTGAAGAAACTTGAATTTACTCAGCGCGGCGGCACCATGCTGCTGCGCCAGACCACGAACCAATGA
- the parC gene encoding DNA topoisomerase IV subunit A, with protein sequence MSDSLDLSLDGVERRSLADFTESAYLNYSMYVIMDRALPHIGDGLKPVQRRIVYAMSELGLDADSKHKKSARTVGDVLGKFHPHGDSACYEAMVLMAQPFSYRYTLVDGQGNWGAPDDPKSFAAMRYTEARLSRYSEVLLSELGQGTADWGPNFDGTLQEPLVLPARLPNILLNGTTGIAVGMATDVPPHNLREVASACVRLLDEPKATVEQLCEHIQGPDYPTEAEIITPRADLLKIYETGRGSVRMRAVYRIEDGDIIVTALPHQVSGAKVLEQIAAQMQAKKLPMVADLRDESDHENPCRIVIIPRSNRVDPDELMQHLFATTELESTYRVNINIIGLDGKPQLKNLRALLVEWLEFRVATVRRRLQFRLDKVERRLHLLDGLLIAYLNLDEVIHIIRTEEHPRAKLIERFALSEIQADYILDTRLRQLARLEEMKLRAEQDELLKEQAKLQALLNSETKLKKLVRTELLQDAETYGDDRRSPIVARAEAKALSENELMPTEPVTIVLSEKGWVRCAKGHDIDATGLSYKAGDGYKTAAAGRSNQFAVFIDSTGRSYSVAAHTLPSARGQGEPLTGRLTPPPGATFECVLLPDDEALYVIASDAGYGFVVKGEDLQAKNKAGKALLSLPNNAKVLAPRPVADREQNWLASVTTEGRLLVFKISDLPQLGKGKGNKIIGIPGERVASREEYVTDIAVLQDGATLVLQAGKRTLSLKADDLEHYKGERGRRGNKLPRGFQRVDALLVEPLS encoded by the coding sequence ATGAGCGACTCCCTTGATCTCAGCCTGGATGGCGTAGAACGCCGGTCACTGGCTGACTTCACCGAAAGTGCCTACCTCAACTACTCCATGTACGTGATCATGGACCGTGCTTTGCCGCATATCGGCGACGGCCTGAAACCGGTACAGCGGCGTATCGTCTACGCCATGAGTGAGCTGGGGCTGGATGCCGATTCCAAGCACAAGAAATCCGCGCGTACCGTGGGTGATGTGCTCGGTAAGTTCCACCCTCACGGGGATTCCGCCTGCTACGAAGCCATGGTGCTGATGGCCCAGCCCTTCAGCTACCGCTACACACTGGTGGATGGCCAGGGCAACTGGGGTGCGCCGGACGATCCCAAGTCCTTCGCGGCCATGCGTTACACCGAGGCGCGTCTGTCGCGCTATTCCGAAGTGCTGCTCAGCGAGCTGGGCCAGGGCACGGCAGACTGGGGGCCGAACTTCGACGGCACCTTGCAGGAACCTCTGGTATTGCCGGCGCGTCTGCCGAATATCCTGCTCAACGGCACCACCGGTATCGCCGTGGGCATGGCCACCGACGTGCCGCCGCACAACCTGCGGGAAGTGGCTTCGGCCTGCGTGCGTCTACTGGACGAACCCAAGGCCACGGTGGAGCAGCTCTGCGAGCATATCCAGGGGCCGGATTACCCCACCGAAGCGGAAATCATCACCCCGCGCGCCGACCTGCTGAAGATCTATGAAACCGGCCGTGGCTCGGTGCGCATGCGCGCCGTGTATCGGATCGAGGATGGCGACATTATTGTTACCGCACTGCCGCACCAGGTCTCCGGGGCCAAGGTACTGGAGCAGATCGCCGCGCAGATGCAGGCCAAGAAGCTGCCGATGGTGGCCGACCTGCGGGACGAGTCGGACCACGAGAACCCCTGCCGCATCGTGATCATCCCGCGCTCCAACCGGGTCGATCCCGATGAGCTGATGCAGCATCTGTTCGCCACCACCGAGCTGGAGTCGACCTACCGGGTCAACATCAACATTATCGGTCTGGACGGCAAGCCGCAGTTGAAGAACCTGCGGGCGTTGCTGGTGGAATGGCTGGAGTTCCGGGTGGCCACCGTGCGCCGGCGCCTGCAGTTCCGCCTGGACAAGGTCGAGCGTCGCCTGCACCTGTTGGACGGCTTGCTGATCGCCTACCTCAACCTGGATGAAGTGATCCACATCATCCGCACCGAGGAGCATCCACGGGCCAAGCTGATCGAGCGTTTTGCCCTCAGCGAAATCCAGGCCGACTACATCCTCGACACCCGTCTGCGGCAACTGGCGCGTCTGGAAGAGATGAAGCTGCGGGCCGAGCAGGACGAGTTGCTCAAGGAGCAGGCCAAGCTGCAAGCCCTGCTCAACAGCGAAACCAAGCTCAAGAAGCTGGTGCGCACCGAATTGCTGCAAGACGCAGAAACCTACGGCGACGATCGTCGTTCGCCGATCGTCGCCCGCGCGGAAGCCAAGGCCCTGTCGGAAAACGAGCTGATGCCCACCGAGCCGGTGACCATCGTTCTGTCGGAAAAAGGCTGGGTCCGTTGCGCCAAGGGGCATGATATTGACGCCACGGGTCTGTCCTACAAGGCCGGTGACGGCTACAAGACCGCCGCTGCCGGGCGGTCCAACCAGTTTGCGGTGTTCATCGATTCCACCGGCCGCAGTTACTCGGTGGCGGCCCACACGCTGCCATCGGCCCGTGGCCAGGGCGAGCCGCTGACCGGTCGCCTGACGCCGCCGCCGGGTGCGACCTTCGAATGCGTGCTGCTGCCGGATGACGAGGCTCTGTATGTGATCGCATCCGACGCGGGCTACGGTTTCGTGGTCAAGGGCGAGGACTTGCAGGCCAAGAACAAGGCGGGCAAGGCGCTGCTGAGCCTGCCGAACAACGCCAAGGTTCTGGCGCCGCGGCCGGTGGCCGATCGCGAGCAGAACTGGCTGGCTTCGGTAACCACCGAAGGGCGTCTGTTGGTGTTCAAGATCAGCGATCTGCCGCAGTTGGGCAAAGGCAAGGGCAACAAGATCATCGGCATTCCCGGTGAGCGGGTGGCCAGCCGCGAAGAGTACGTCACCGACATCGCGGTGTTGCAGGATGGCGCGACCCTGGTATTGCAGGCGGGCAAGCGGACCTTGTCGCTGAAGGCCGACGACCTAGAGCACTACAAGGGCGAGCGCGGACGCCGGGGCAACAAACTGCCGCGCGGATTCCAGCGGGTCGATGCGTTGTTGGTAGAGCCTCTCAGTTGA